The genomic region ACCGGGGAGGCGATCGCGGCAGCGGCAACAGCATTGCAATCAGTGCAGTAGCAAGAAAGCACGCCTTTTCGCATATCCTGCATTGTGCGGTGCGGCAAAGAGGGGGCTGGCGGATAGCCGCCGGTTTGCTAATACATCCTCTCTTTGAAGCCTTGCGGGGGAATCCATGAACCTGGCGGAATGGCTGGTGCGCTCGGCAAGAAACGCTCCCGATGCCCCGGCGCTGATCTCAGGAAACGAACAAATCGCCACCTATGGCGAATTTGCTGCCAAGGCGGCGGGCTTTGCCGGTGCGCTGCGTGATTGCTTCAACGTTGCTCCCGGCGACCGCATCGCGATCTTTGCTGCCAACACGGTGCAATATCTGGTGGCGATGTATGGCGCATGGTTTGCCGGTGCTGTCATTGTGCCGGTCAATGCCAAGCTTCATCCGCGGGAAGCTGGCTGGATCATCGAGGATTCACAGGCTGTCCTGGCATTGATCACCGACAAGCCGGGCGCTGCCCTTGCCGGCATGCTGCCGGAAAGCTGCGGGCATCTCATCGATCTTCAATCGCCTGAGTTCGAAACGCTTTGCGCTCATACGCCCCTTCCAGCACCGGTTTCCCGGCTGCAATCCGACATGGCCTGGCTGTTTTACACCTCCGGCACGACAGGGCGTCCCAAGGGCGTGATGATGACCCATGGCAACATCCACGCCATGGCCTTTGCCTATTTCGTCGATGTCGACCAGGTCTACGAGACCGACGCCGCTTTTTATGCCGCGCCCATGAGCCACGGCGCCGGCCTCTACAACGTCATGCATGTGCTCAAGGCGGCGCGCCATGTGGTGCCTGCTTCCGGCGGGTTTGATCCGGCGGAGATTTTCGAACATGGCCGCGCCACCGGCAGCCTGCACATGTTTGCCGCCCCCACCATGATCCGCCGTCTGGTCGATCATGCCAGGGCCTCGGGGGAAACCGGCGAGGGCATCCGGACCATCGTTTATGGCGGCGGACCGATGTATCTTGCCGACATCATCGAGGCAGTTGATGTGCTGGGTCCGCGTTTCGTGCAGATTTACGGTCAGGGCGAAAGCCCCATGTGCATCACGGCGCTTTCACGCGAAGCGGTCTGCGACCGGGATCACCCGCGCTGGAAGGAGCGGCTGGCTTCCGTCGGCAGGGCACAATCCTGTGTGGAGGTTGCCATTGCCGCAGAAGACGGCGCCTTGCTGCCTGCCGGACAAAGCGGCGAGATCATCGTGCGTGGTGCACCGGTGATGGCCGGTTACTGGAACAATGAAAAGGCAACGGCTGAGACGATCCGCGATGGCTGGCTGTGGACCGGCGACATGGGCGTTCTCGATGAGGACGGCTATCTGACGCTGAAGGATCGCTCAAAGGATGTCATCATATCGGGCGGCACCAACATCTATCCCCGCGAAGT from Salaquimonas pukyongi harbors:
- a CDS encoding class I adenylate-forming enzyme family protein gives rise to the protein MNLAEWLVRSARNAPDAPALISGNEQIATYGEFAAKAAGFAGALRDCFNVAPGDRIAIFAANTVQYLVAMYGAWFAGAVIVPVNAKLHPREAGWIIEDSQAVLALITDKPGAALAGMLPESCGHLIDLQSPEFETLCAHTPLPAPVSRLQSDMAWLFYTSGTTGRPKGVMMTHGNIHAMAFAYFVDVDQVYETDAAFYAAPMSHGAGLYNVMHVLKAARHVVPASGGFDPAEIFEHGRATGSLHMFAAPTMIRRLVDHARASGETGEGIRTIVYGGGPMYLADIIEAVDVLGPRFVQIYGQGESPMCITALSREAVCDRDHPRWKERLASVGRAQSCVEVAIAAEDGALLPAGQSGEIIVRGAPVMAGYWNNEKATAETIRDGWLWTGDMGVLDEDGYLTLKDRSKDVIISGGTNIYPREVEEVLLVHPAVHEVSVIGVPDVEWGESVCAFVVLASGEKADAAALGRHCTEHIARFKRPKSYRFVDSLPKNNYGKVLKTELRKIAEQTGENP